DNA sequence from the Verrucomicrobiota bacterium genome:
GGACACGCGCAAGACCGTGGCAACGGACATCGAAATGTTCCGCAAGCTGCTCGACTCCGCGCAGGCGGGTGACAACGTCGGGGTGCTGCTGCGCGGCATCAAGAAGGAAGAAGTCGAACGCGGCATGGTGCTCGCCAAGCCCGGATCGATCAAGCCGCACACCAAGTTCAAGGCCGAGGTCTACGTGTTGACCAAGGACGAGGGCGGCCGTCACACGCCGTTCTTCAACAAGTATCGTCCGCAGTTCTATTTCCGCACGTCGGACGTGACGGGCAACGTGAGTCTGCCCGCGGGCGTGGAAATGGTGATGCCGGGCGACAACGTCTCGGTGGACATCGAGCTGATCGCGCCGATCGCGATGGAGAAGGGCCAGCGGTTCGCGATTCGAGAGGGCGGCCGGACCATCGGCGCCGGACGCGTGAGCGAAGTCATCGCCTAGTGATGACGAGCCTGTGGCCGGGTCGGGAGATCCCCGTCCTGGACGGTTCGCTGAACGACACAAACCAGCTTCTCGATGGTTTACGGCGTTAGCTCAATTGGTAGAGTAGCGGTCTCCAAAACCGTTGGTTGGGGGTTCGAGTCCCTCACGCCGTGCCAGATTCTCAGCCACCGGAGGGGTGGCAGAGCGGTCGAATGCGGCGGTCTTGAAAACCGTTAGGGTCGCAAGGCCCTCGGGGGTTCGAATCCCCCCCCCTCCGCCAGCAGCGTTTGCAGCAGTGAAATGAGCACAAGCACGATCATCGCCTTCGTTGTCGTCGCCGTCCTCTTCGGATGGATGTGGCGCAAGGGCCATCTGCTGCGTTTTGCCCACTACGTGCAGGACACGCAGGTCGAACTCAAGAAGTGCACGTGGCCGACCTTTGGCGAGCTCAAGGGCTCGACGACGGTGGTGCTCGTGTCGACGGTGCTCATCGGGGCGTTCACCGTGCTGGTGGATTTTCTGGTCACCCTCGTGCTCAAGTTCCTCCGCACCTGATTCAACCGGATTGATTATGCAGAGCCAATGGTTCGCCATCCATACGCTGTCCGGCCAGGAAATGAAGGTCAAGGACAGCATCGAACGCCGCATGAAGGCGGAAGAGATGCAGGACTACATCAAGGAAGTCCTCGTCCCGATGGAAAAGGTGGTCGAGGTGCGCGGCGGCAAGAAATCCGTGAGCACGCGCAAGCTGCATCCCGGCTACGTCTACATTGACATTGCGCTGCTGGACGAGAACCGCCGCGTCATGGAGAAGCCGTGGTATTTCATCCGGGAAACGCAGGGCATCATCGGATTTGTCGGCGGCGAGCGCCCCGTGGCGGTGATGCCGGACGAAATCGCGGTGATCAAGGAGCAGATCTCCGACTCGGAGGACACCGAGAAACCGAAGGTCAACTTTGAGATTGGCGAGACCATCAAGATCAACGACGGCCCGTTCTTGAACTTCAGCGGCGTGATCGAGGAAATCGAGCCCGAGCGCGGCAAGCTCAAGGTGACCGTGAACATCTTCGGACGCAACACACCGGTGGAACTCGAATACTGGCAGGTGGAGAAGTCCTGATCTCAACACCGCGCCCGCGGACGGGCGCGCCTGAACCCAACGCCCAAGACGCATGGCAAAGAAGAAGACAGCAGAAATCAAGCTCCAGCTCCCCGCCGGACAGGCCAATCCCGCGCCGCCCGTCGGCACCGCGCTTGGCCAGCACGGCGTGAACATCATGGGCTTCTGCAAGGAATTCAACGCCGCCACCAAGGACCAGCCCGGGCTCATCATCCCCGTGGTCATCTCGGTGTTTCAGGACAAGTCGTTCACCTTCATCACCAAGTCGCCGCCCGCCGCCGTGCTGCTCAAGAAGGCCGCCGGCATCGCCTCCGGCTCGAAGCAGCCGAACAAGGAAAAGGTCGGCAAAGTCACCCGCAAACAGGTCCTGGACATCGTGAAGCTCAAGATGAAGGACCTGAACGCGACCACCGAGGAAGCGGGCTTTCGGATGATTTGTGGCACCGCCCGCAACATGGGCATCGAGGTCGAAAACTAAACAATTGCGGGAGGATGCCGCCGGGGCATCCG
Encoded proteins:
- the secE gene encoding preprotein translocase subunit SecE, producing MWRKGHLLRFAHYVQDTQVELKKCTWPTFGELKGSTTVVLVSTVLIGAFTVLVDFLVTLVLKFLRT
- the nusG gene encoding transcription termination/antitermination factor NusG translates to MQSQWFAIHTLSGQEMKVKDSIERRMKAEEMQDYIKEVLVPMEKVVEVRGGKKSVSTRKLHPGYVYIDIALLDENRRVMEKPWYFIRETQGIIGFVGGERPVAVMPDEIAVIKEQISDSEDTEKPKVNFEIGETIKINDGPFLNFSGVIEEIEPERGKLKVTVNIFGRNTPVELEYWQVEKS
- the rplK gene encoding 50S ribosomal protein L11, with the protein product MAKKKTAEIKLQLPAGQANPAPPVGTALGQHGVNIMGFCKEFNAATKDQPGLIIPVVISVFQDKSFTFITKSPPAAVLLKKAAGIASGSKQPNKEKVGKVTRKQVLDIVKLKMKDLNATTEEAGFRMICGTARNMGIEVEN